The following DNA comes from Terriglobales bacterium.
TATCACGTGCAAAGTGAGGCGCGAGAGCCCGAGCGCATCCTGCAAACTCAGGTTTTCGTCCGCGGTCGCTGCATCGGCAAACACACCACTTCCTACTCCGACAAGGTCGCCGATGCGGATTTCTCCGAGAAGAAGATGGAAAAAATGCTGCGTGAGCAGCACAAGTCGGTGCTTACCGCCGTCCGCGAAGGCCGGCTGGAAAGCATTCTCGACAAACCGGAAAACCACTCTCGCCCGCTGAAACTGGAATGGCTCAACGCCGATTCCGCATCCTCTGAGGACGCCCTGGTGGTGCGCCTCATGGTCTGTGAAGGCGAAGGGGCGGCGGTCCAAGGCGCCCAGATTACCTCCCGCGTCAAGCTCGGTCAGGATCCCCCCCTCTACTGCCAGGCGGTGAGCGACTCCAGCGGGCACGCCGAGCTCAAAATTGCCAGTGCTGCCTCTCTCTCCAACTCCAACATTCTTATCCAGGCCACCCATTCCGGACGCGTCACCACCCGCAAATTCCGCTTGCGCAAGAAGCATTGAGCGCTTGCTTTCCTCTAACTGAAGGGTTAAGAAAGCGGCAGTAATCCTCCTCAAAAAATCTGCTGCTCCTCGCAAAATAAGGATTGACGCGGGTTTCGGGCGACACTAACATAACTCTACTCTGCTGTGAGTTCCCGCAGAACTTCAACCCTTTGTTTCCCTTCGGAGGCTCGATGCAAAAGCTGTCGCTGCTTTTAGTACTGGTTGTGTGTGGCGCCCTGGCCAACGCGCAGGTCGCAAAACATTCTTCTCACATGGTTCCCACCGGCAAAGGCTGGTCCGCAGAGCAGGTGAATGGGCCGCGAGCTGCCACGCCACGCGCCGTCACCACGGGCAACGGAATCCTCTACCACGGCGGTCCCATCATGCCGGGCAACGTGAACGTCTATTTCATCTGGTACGGGAACTGGACCAACGGTACGCACGCCTCTGACCGCCCAGGAACTGTAAGCCTGCTCAATAGTCTTTTCGCCAGCTCTGGCGGAATCGGCGGATCAGGCTACGAAAAGATCAATTCCACCTACGGTGACACTACCTCTAACGTCAGCGGCAACGTCGCTTTGAAGAGCTCTACCACTGACGCCTACTCCCAAGGCACTCGGTTGAGTGATTCTGGCGTGCAGAAAGTTGTTACCAATGCGATCAGCAGCGGCCGTCTGCCCAAGGACACCAATGGCCTCTATTTCGTGCTTACTTCCTCGGACGTGAGAGAGAGCTCTGGATTCTGCACCAAGTATTGCGGCTGGCACACCAGTGGGACCATTCTCGGGAGCGACATTAAATTCTCCTTCGTGGGTAATCCTGACCGCTGTCCCGCCGCCTGCGAAATGGAAACCGTCAGTCCGAACGGCAACAGCGGCGCCGATGGCATGGCCAGCATCATGGCCCATGAGACCGAGGAGACCATCTCTGATCCCGACCTCAACGCCTGGTATGACGCGTCCGGTGCGGAGAACGCCGACAAATGCGCTTGGAAATTCGGGCCCACCGTCGGCACCATCGGTAATGGCGCTTACAACGAGACTTTCGGCTCGCATAACTGGCTCATCCAAATGAACTGGGAAAACGCACGCGGCGGCGGTTGCGATCAGACGCTCGGCGGGAAGTTCTATACACAGTAATCCGGTCGTCGTGCCCGAGTCGGACAACGACCCTTAGTTAGCCGTGCTGGGCCGCTCCTCATCAGAGCGGCCCTTTTTACGGCCAACCTAAATCAGAATTAGGACACGTACATGACATTCCCCAGGACACCTGTCCTACTGGCAGCGATATTTCTGGCCGCAAATGCCCCTGCTCCGGCGCCTGCCTACTCCCAGACCCGCATTGTCACCACCACCCGTCAGGTTGCGTTGTACTCAGGTTTGGAGAAACAACTCTTCCAGGCCATTCAAAAACAGGATCAGGCCTCGCTACAGAAGCTTCTGGCCGACGACTTCGAGCAGTGGTCTCCCGTGCCCGACCCGGCACCACGTGAGGAGTGGTTACATTCGGTCCTCAGAAGTCAAATTCGCAGCTTTGCCATCCGCCAGATGGCAGCTCGCAGCTTCGGCAACGCCGATCTGGTCAGCTTCATCCTGCAGCAAGACTCCCGATCCCTGGGCCAAAGGGGTGAATTCTTCGTTGTGGATGTGTGGCTGATGAATGGCCAGAATCGCCAACTGGCCGTGCGCTATCTTTCTCCGCTCAGAAGCTCCGCCAGGCGCGGTCCTCCAAAGCCGACTGGAAAGGACTAGCCGAGCTTTACCATCGGTGTCCCCGCCCTACATGCGAAAATAACCCCATGAAGCTTCACATTAACGGGGAAGAGCGCGATTTCCCATCCCACCTCACCCTTTCCGCGTTGCTCGACCATCTCGGCATGAAAGCCGACCGCGTCGCCATCGAGCTCAATCGCAATATCATCGCCCGCGACCGCTGGCCTCAGACCGCTCTCCAAGAGGGCGACCGCCTCGAGATCGTCCACTTCGTCGGCGGTGGCTCCTGCCTTTAACCCTGTCATCCCCAGCCCAGCGAAGGATCTGCTTCCCCGTTAACAACCGTATTCCACCCTCGATTTCCACATTGACCTCTGCCAACTCATGCCTACAATGTTTCAAACATTCAAGCTAGTTATTGTTTGAAACAAATGGCATCTGAACCGGTGTTCACATCGCGCGATGTCGTCTCTCTAACCGGCATTACGCCGCGCCAGCTGCAATGGTGGGACGAGCGTGGCATTGTCGTCCCCGAGCGCCGCGGCCACAGCCGTATTTATTCCTTGGACGATGTGGCCGAGGTCGCCGTCATCTGCGAGTTGCGCCGTCGCGGCTTCCCACTGCAGCGGGTCCGTAAAGTCATCCGCTTTTTGCAGCGCGAGTTCAGTCAACGACTGGCAAAGACCGTCACCGGCGCATCCCAGTATCACCTGCTCACCGACGGCTCGCATCTCTATCTAGAGACTTCGGCGCGGCAGATTGTGGATCTTTTGAAGAATTCCCGGCAGCCGTTGCTCAGCATCTGCTTGAGCGACACGCTACGCCAGATTCGAGCCAACATTCGCAACAAGAAGGGAAGTGCGGCAGCCAGCGCTTCTCGCCGTACGAGTCGCAGGACGTCGTGAGAATTTTATTGGCGAATTCAGAGGAGGTGCGATGGTCGGAGAACTGAACGTCCTCAGCGAATGGATTCCCGAGCAGATGGGGCCGGGAACGTTATTCGTCCTCGAGAATGCTGGTGAGGTAGGCGAAAAAGAGGATCCTTACTGGGCAGTGCTCTCCTGTCCCCACTGCGCCACCCTGGGGCTCATCACTCGCAAGCAGATCGCAGGATTGCTCCCCGTGATCTGCGGCTCTGACAGGTGCTCAGCCCAGTTTTTTATTAACGACAGCGAAATCGTTCCTCGCAAACCCTGGTGACCCAACAGGGTCTCGCCTTGGCTGCTTTCTTGAGGCGAGCTGCTCTCCGGTGGGGCAGCGCTTAGCGCTGCATTTTAGACTTGCCATTTAGATGTGGCCAGGGCTTTAGCCGTGCAAGCTTTCCCGCGTCGCCTTGATGGGCACCTGCTCCACAATCTCAATCCCGAATCCTTCCAGCCCCGCGACCTTCCGCGGGTGGTTGGTCAACAGCCGTATCCGCCTCAATCCCAAGTCCGATAATATCTGCGCCCCAATTCCGATCTCGCGCAGCGTTTTACGTTCCGCTTCCGGCCCTGCCGGGTGCCGCACCTCACGATGGAATGCCAGCATCGTCCGCTCGTCCGCCTTCTCTACTGAAAATCCCTTCGACGTCTGGTGCAGATAAATCAGCGCGCCTCGCCCCTGCTCGGCTATAAGCTGCATAGACCGTTCAATCGTCTCGTGGCAGTCGCACCAGGTCGTGCCAAAAACGTCGCCCACCAGACAGTGCGAGTGCATCCTCACCAGCACCGGCTCTAACGCCCGCGGATCTTTTTTCCAATCCGCTATGTCGCCGTGTCCTCCTTCGCGCTGCTCCACATCCCCGCCTGGCCAGTTTCCCTTGACCAACGCAATGTGCGACTCGCCTCCCTCTACTGCGCTTTCATACGCGATCATGCGAAATTCGCCATAGCGCGTCGGCAGCAGCGCTTCCCCCACACGATCAACATAGCGTTCGTGCTGCATGCGATAGCGAATAAGCTCCGCCACCGTCAGCATGCGCAGTCCGTGCTCGCGGCAAAACTCGATCAGGTCAGGCACGCGCGCCATCGAACCATCATCTTTCATGATTTCGCAGATAATTCCCGCCGGCACCAGCCCCCCCAGCCGCGCCAGATCAACTGCAGCTTCAGTCTGACCGGCGCGCACCAGCACGCCACCTTTTTTCGCGCGTAAGGGAAAGACGTGTCCCGGTCTTGCCAGGTCCGCCGGCCGCGTTGCCGGATCAATGGCTACTTTGATCGTCCGCGACCGATCGAATGCGGAGATTCCCGTGGTCACTCCTTCGCGCGCGTCAATTGCCTCGCAGAACGCGGTTCCGTACTGCGATGTATTCTCCGCCGTCATTGGCCCGATGCGCAGATGGTCCAGCCGCTCCTCCGTCATCGCCAGGCAAATCAGTCCCCGCCCGTAGCGCGCCATAAAATTGATGGCTTCAGGCGTCACCTTCTCTGCCGCGAGCGTCAGATCGCCTTCATTCTCGCGGTCTTCGTCATCCACTACGACGATCATTTTTCCCGCCCGAATGTCCTCGATCGCGCTCTCTACGTCGCAAAATGGCGGTTTTACGGTCATATATGCACCAGAATTGTAGCAGTACTTGCCTCAGGTCTAATTACAATCTACCCGATTATCCGCCTTCTTTAATTACCCGAGGCCCTCCAATCCTACCCATAGTAGATGTCATGGAAGTTGACAGCTGATTGGTGCAAGAATCTTGTTATGCTCCACTCACCTCATTTGCCTGGGCAGGTTCATGGCCCGTCGCGCCACTAAACAGAAGAAAAACGGTATCAAGCGCCCTCTGCGCATTCCCCCTCACGCGCCCGAAGCTCGCGACGAGGGCCCCCGCTTCTTCCGCTGAGCAACAGAGGCGAACGCGAACTCAGCCACGTGGACTACCTGGTTTCTCTTGCCGACATCCCCCTCGGCCGCAAGAAGAAGGCATAAGCCGCCTTCTCGGCTACAAACTCAAATCACGTGGGAACATCAGCCCTCTCGGTAAAACTGAAATCACGTGGGAACATCAGCCCTCTCGGTAAAACTGAAATCACGTGGGGACAGCCGCCCTCGGCTGTAAAGCTGAAATCACGTGGGGACAGCCGCCCTCGGCTGTAAAGCTGAAATCACGTAGGGACAGCCGCCCTCGGCTGTAAAGCTGAAATCACGTGGGGACAGCCGCCCTCGGCTGTAAAGCTGAAATCACGTGGGGACAGCCGCCCTCGGCTGTCCGGGCGAGCTCCGCTCGCCAGCCTTCCAATTTTCTTTAGCCAATTCCGCAAGTCCCCGATGCTCCCATCCCCGATTCCATAATTGCCCGATGCTCTCCTCCTCACTCCAGCCCGGAGGGCGAAACAGCTTTTATCCCAGGGCGTCAGCCCTGGGAAAGGTCCCGATCAATTGTCATTCCGGGATCGAGCCCGGAGGGCGAAACAGCTTTTAGCGCAGGGCGTTAGCCCTGGGAAAGACCCCGATCAATTGTCATTCCTAGATCGAGCCCGGAGGGCGAAACAGCTTTTAGCCCAGGGCGTCAGCCCTGGGAAAGGTCCAAATCAATTGTCATTCCGAGATCGAGCCCGGAGGGCGAAACAGCTTTTAGCCCAGGGCGTCAGCCCTGGGAAAGGCCCAAATCAATTGTCATTCCGAGCGGGCTTTAGCCCTGCGAGGAATCCCTCTACCCCTCCAACACGTTTTGCTTACAGAACAACTCACTTGACATTCAGAATTCCAGGCGCATAATTCAAGCCCTCTGATGGAGGGCCTATGAAGCGGTCACTGGCATTATCCCTCACGATGCTGCTGTTGATGGACGCAGGTCTGTTCGCCGGGCTCGGGAGCAACAAGACCATGTATGTGGGAGGAACCGTAAACTCCTTAAAAGAAGGAACTGAAGGCAGATCTTCGACCTCGGATGAGAAGGTATTCGTCTTTTCTTATGGTCACGGCGAGTTGAAGATCCCATACGACCGGGTGAACGATCTTGAATACGGCCAAAAGGCCGGGCGGCGGCTGGGTGTCGCTATCATGGTCACACCCTTGGCACTTTTCTCAAAGAAACGGAAGCATTTCCTGACACTCGGCTATCAGGATGAAAATGACAAGCAACAAGCCGCAGTCTTCGAACTAGGGAAAGATGTCGTTCGTGTCACGCTCGCGAGCCTGGAAGCGCGCACCGGCCGCAAAATTGAATACCAAGATGATGAGGCCCGCAAAAGCGGGAAGGGCAACTAGGAGCCCTATGATTTCTACCATCCTGTTACTCGCGGCACTTGCAGCACAGCAGCCCGCTCCTAACGGTTCCTCGTCGAACCCACGACCCACGTCCGTGCTGACAGACGATCTTGGCAAGAAACTGCTCCAGATCCGTCGAATCTATGTCGACAGCTTCGGTGATGACGTGATCTCGAAGCAAGTTCAGGCAATGCTTATAAACAAATTGAGCGAGAGCAAGCGTTTTGTCGTAACTGAGAACAAGGACAGAGCGGATGCCGTTTTGAAGGGTACTGCTTTGGAGAAGACCTCACAGGAGCTTCATTCGACGAGTGAAGGTACACGTGTTCGATCTGCCGCGATGGCCGATTCGAGCGTATCAACTGAAACCATCAGCGATGCGCGTGTGGCCGTTCGCCTAGTGGACACCGACGGGGACGTTGTCTGGACCAGCACCCAGGAAAGTACCGGAGCCAAATACAAAGGCGCAACCGCGGACGTAGCCGACAAGATCAACAGACAACTCTTGCGCGATCTCGAAAAACTGGAAAAAGCGTCTGACGCCCCAAGCCAGACGGTGAATGCCCAATGATTCGAGGAGCATGAGCATCTCATCCCGAAGTCTCAACAATGCGCAAAGACGACCAGCCGCTGATCGGCTACTCCCCATTCGAACGATTTGACGACAAAACCCTCACCGATCTCTCATTCCGAGCAGCGCTTTAGCCCTGCGAGGAATCCCTCTCGCAACAATTTCTTGACAAATATCCCCCAGCTCAGCCACGCTTCTGCAAGTTTCATTTTCGCGACATCCTGCTTCTTTAAGAAATAACTTGCTCGATGTCAAGATTTTGTATGTAACTGTTTTTAATTCAAAGATTTCGGCTGCCAATCCCACCCAAATCTTTGATTCTGCTAACCGAGGGAGGGGGAGGGGTGGGGTAGACCGCATACGCGACTTGCCACACTCCTACACATAAAACTCCATGCGACTTCCGTTCCAGGGCCCCGCCTGGGCACTCTCAGCCGACGGCCTCGCCGCCGTCACTGACGCTTTGGGCGTGCACCCGCCGGAGATCTGGGCCGTGCTCTCCGTCGAAACGTCCGGGTGCGGATACCTCCCCGACCGCCGTCCGCAAATTCTCTACGAGCGCCATGTCTTCCATCGCTTGACCCGCGGCCGCTTCGACGACGACGGCGAAATCAGCGCTCCCATCCCCGGCGGATACGGCGCCCGCGGCGCGCACCAATACCTTCGCCTGGCTGCTGCCATCGAAAAAGACCGTGCCGCCGCGCTGCAGAGCGCGTCCTGGGGAATCGGCCAGATCATGGGCGCAAACCACCTGCTCGCCGGCTTTCAGGATGTGGAAGAGATGGTCGCAGCCATGGGCGAATCCGAAGACCGCCAGATCGCCGCTATGAGTAGCTTTCTGCAGGGCGCAGGCCTCGGCGCTCCCCTGCTAGCTCACGATTGGGCCACCTTTGCGCGTGGTTATAACGGGCCTAACTACGCTACCAACCGCTACGATGTTCGCCTCAAGCAAGCCTTCCGGAAATATTCCGCTGGTCCCTCACCGGACCTCACCATCCGCGCCGCCCAGCTGTACTTGGCTTACCTCGGATTTCCTCCCGGGAGGATAGACGGTGTCGCTGGAACCCGCACCCTGGCCGCCCTGGCTCAGTTCCAGTCGCAGGGCGAACCAACAGGTGTGAAGACGATTGACGCCCCCACCGTGGCGCGACTGGCCTCCGCGCTTACCACTCAGGCGAAGGAGCCAGTTTCACCTAGATGGTGAGGAGTTCGGATCAACCCGAGAGCTTCTGCTTGCGCTCTGGGTTGCTACCCGTGCAAGCTGCTGCAGCCCATCACCTAACAGGCGATCCCAGCGGGTCAGCATCTCACTTCTGTCTGGTGACACGAGGCGCAGAATTTAGGTCAACAGTGTTGACAACCACCCCCCTCTCCGTGGCATCTTTTTGTCCGTACAGTTCAGCTGGGAGGGAAGTTATGCCAGCAAGCGATCGGCTACGAGTTGAACCAGCTGACGGGTCACCCGTCCGCGACTACCGTATACTGGCGGGCGTAGTGGAAACGCGGATTCTGGACGCCGCCGGCAAATCCGATCCGCGCACTGGAAGTCCCTGGTACCCGCTCTCCGGCGATCAGATTGCCGGCCACGTTAGACGCAATAGCGTGGTCGCACAATGGCTGCTCGTGAGATTGGGTCAGAGCGCGCTCGTTCAGGCGTGGCTCCAATCCGGGTTGCGCTCGAGTTCGGATGCCGAGCAGGCGGTTGAGTGCGATCAAGCAGCCTAACCTAAAAAGAAAATACCCTGTCTAGCAATGGTCCTTGAAGGCAAACCGGTGGTGCTCGTGGTGGACGACGATCACCTGGTCACGTTCAGCATGGCGGAATTGCTGCGCAGCGCCGGGTATCTCGCCATCACTGCTCCGACGGCCGCGGTTGCCATCGAGGCCGCTTCTGGCGTAGCGGCTGATGTTGCCATCATTGACATAAGACTCCCGGATCGCAACGGCGTGGACACTGCGTTGCAGATTCGCCAGACCCTGCCCGACTGTAAGATCCTGCTGATTACGGGCCACACCAACTATTCGCACATGCTGGAGAATGCGCGCGCACAGGGCATTGAATTCGAGGTGCTGGCAAAGCCAATCTCTCCTCCCGAGCTGCTGACCCGGCTGACCTCGCTGTATCCCTCCAAAGCCGCTAAAGCCAGCTAGATTCAGACTTAACCCTTCGCCGGCGTTGAGGGAGATAATTCCCGTTCAGCGCCGCGGAATAACGCTCGCATTGCACGGATCACCAGCCGCACCATCACCACGATAACGCCCAGAGCTAGCAACACGATGGCTGCGCTCCAGTACGGATGCCGGGTTGCAAACCAGGTGAGAAAGACTGCCAGCGCGTCCTCGCCCAGGCTCAAGCCAATGTTGGAGAGTGGTTCGGGCGAGGGTGTCACTACAGTACGTGCCGCGATTTTTCCGCCGTGCGCAGCCAGCGCGATTCCTCCGCCGATGACTACGGCCAGCAACTGCATGCCCGGAGAGAGCTGGCTGGTAGCGCCATAAGCCAGCAGCGCTGCTATGGGAACACGAACAAACGTATGCAGCGCATTCCACACCAGGTCGAATGCGGGAATTTTGTCGGCAAAAAATTCGATTATAAAAAGCAGAACACATGCGCCGATAACGTACCAGCTCATCACCGGATGCAGCCCGGGAGGAAGACTGAGAAGATTCGCGCGGCCAAGCGCTCCCAGCGTCGCCACCGTGGCGTAAACGTTCAGCCCCGCTGCAAAACTGGTGGCAATAATCAGGGCTGCGAGATCGCCGCCGGCAATCGGTAGGTGCATGCCCACAGTTTACGAGAACTGCACAGCCGTACTCTTTGAAAAGGCGGGGTTCGAAAAGAAAAGGCCGCCGAATGGCGGCCTGTGCAGGCTTTCTAAAATCAATTACAGGGTTGATTCGATCTCAAAGCCCCAAGCCTCAAGCAAGGGCTCAGGAATGTACTTCGAGTTCTTGTTACGGCGCGCCCATTCGCGCAGCCGAGTGGAGCGCAAGTATTGATCTGGCTGGAGCTTGTACTCGCGAACCACCTGCTCAAATTCGGTAACCGTAGGAACCACGGGCCCAATGGGCTCGGGCTTCCCCCAGTTCGGATTTCCGCGTCGCTTAGCCATGATAAGTTCTGCCCTTAATATGAATTTTTGTACTGTAACAAATTTGGATTCTCGTGGCCGGGTTAAGGATTCACTCTAAGGTACATTTATTGCAGCGCCTTACAGATTGGCCCAAACAGCACGTCCAAAACCGCGCAGTTTAGCAATCCTTTTGCCCATAAGTCAATGGAAAAAAGAGAGTTGCTGCAGGACTCCTAAGAAGGGTTACAGGAATGGCTGAAAGCCGCGACCACGGCCTAATTTGGGACACTCAGGTTAAAATCCTACCCGTTTGGACTGTTAACTAGAGTGTCAACGGTCCATCTAAGTGCGTCGGCGAGTGGTGGGCGGAATAGGTGGCTGGCTCCCGGCCCCAGCCGCAGCCGAATCTGTGGAGGCAAACCATTTCACGAACTGCTGCACCTGCGCGTGATGCTGGTCAGACATTTCCAAAAACTTTAGCCCCATGCCTTGTCCCGGATGATTGCTGCACACCATGCCTTCAGCTTTTAGGCGGGAATCATTCATCAGCAGCTCGATAGTTAGCCGGCTGTTCACGGCCAGGGGCGTGCCAGTCTGCACATAGCACCCGCCCGAGCTTATGTCCGTTACCTGCCCCCATACGGGCAAGGTAGTTCCTGCCGGACGCAAAAGTGCGCTGATAAAGCATTTGAATCGTGCGTGCTGTCGGCGGTCGCTGGGCGAGACGTAATTATCGGGGCGAGCCGGTGGCAGGTTCACCCCCCAGATCGAGGTGCTGGCTCGGAGCTCTACCAGCCCGGCGTGACTTTCGTAGGGCGTGCCCGGCTCTCCCACCCAGGCCACGCGAAATTCGTTTTGCTGTTCTCCGTAAGTCAGGCCAACAACCTGACCCAGCCGCAGCGGTGCACAGACTCCGCGGATGTGAGTGCCGCTCTGGCTCAGGTCCTCCGTCCAAGCGACCTCCATGAAACGGTGGCCACTTTGGTCGGTTCCCCAGAGTTGGACCCGCAGCTTGACCTCTGTCCGCGGATGACGGCGACGACCCATAAACACCTTCTTCTTTACATCGTAGGTTAGCCTTCAGCGCGCACAAAGTTACCGAGGTAAGTCAAAGCTTCTTTTGTCATCCCGAGTGTGCCGAGGAACCTAGGTTTTGCTTTGTCATGCTGAGCGCAGCGAAGGACATGTTTCTAAGATCAGCGCCAACACGCGCCCATTCGTTATCATTGCTGCATGAAAGACAATAATGGCATCCGTCCCAATCTTCTGCTGATGACGGATACCTACAAATTTACCCACTGGCGGCAATACCCCCCGGGAACAGAAAAGGTTTACAGCTACGTCGAATCCCGCGGCGGAATGTTCGGCGAGTTGGTCTTTTTTGGATTGCAGTACTACCTCAAACACTATTTGCAGGGTGAAGTGTTCAGCCTCCAGGACATAGACGAAGCCGACGAGTTTTGCCGCGTCCACTTTGGTCACCCCGGTTACTTCAATCGCAAGGGTTGGACCGAGCTCTACCAACGTTGGGGCGGACGCCTGCCGATCGAAATCAAAGCTGTACCGGAAGGAACCGTGGTTCCGGTATCAAATGTACTAGCCACAGTAGAAAACACCGATCCCAGCGCTCCCTGGCTCACCAATTATCTTGAGACCCTACTGCTAAAGATCTGGTACCCCATCACCGTGGCCACGCTGTCGCGCGAGATCAAGAAGGTTTTCTTGTTCCACTTAAAGCGGACCGGTGATCCTTCGCT
Coding sequences within:
- the thiS gene encoding sulfur carrier protein ThiS; translated protein: MKLHINGEERDFPSHLTLSALLDHLGMKADRVAIELNRNIIARDRWPQTALQEGDRLEIVHFVGGGSCL
- a CDS encoding MerR family transcriptional regulator, with translation MASEPVFTSRDVVSLTGITPRQLQWWDERGIVVPERRGHSRIYSLDDVAEVAVICELRRRGFPLQRVRKVIRFLQREFSQRLAKTVTGASQYHLLTDGSHLYLETSARQIVDLLKNSRQPLLSICLSDTLRQIRANIRNKKGSAAASASRRTSRRTS
- the ribB gene encoding 3,4-dihydroxy-2-butanone-4-phosphate synthase encodes the protein MTVKPPFCDVESAIEDIRAGKMIVVVDDEDRENEGDLTLAAEKVTPEAINFMARYGRGLICLAMTEERLDHLRIGPMTAENTSQYGTAFCEAIDAREGVTTGISAFDRSRTIKVAIDPATRPADLARPGHVFPLRAKKGGVLVRAGQTEAAVDLARLGGLVPAGIICEIMKDDGSMARVPDLIEFCREHGLRMLTVAELIRYRMQHERYVDRVGEALLPTRYGEFRMIAYESAVEGGESHIALVKGNWPGGDVEQREGGHGDIADWKKDPRALEPVLVRMHSHCLVGDVFGTTWCDCHETIERSMQLIAEQGRGALIYLHQTSKGFSVEKADERTMLAFHREVRHPAGPEAERKTLREIGIGAQILSDLGLRRIRLLTNHPRKVAGLEGFGIEIVEQVPIKATRESLHG
- a CDS encoding N-acetylmuramidase domain-containing protein, with translation MRLPFQGPAWALSADGLAAVTDALGVHPPEIWAVLSVETSGCGYLPDRRPQILYERHVFHRLTRGRFDDDGEISAPIPGGYGARGAHQYLRLAAAIEKDRAAALQSASWGIGQIMGANHLLAGFQDVEEMVAAMGESEDRQIAAMSSFLQGAGLGAPLLAHDWATFARGYNGPNYATNRYDVRLKQAFRKYSAGPSPDLTIRAAQLYLAYLGFPPGRIDGVAGTRTLAALAQFQSQGEPTGVKTIDAPTVARLASALTTQAKEPVSPRW
- a CDS encoding response regulator; its protein translation is MVLEGKPVVLVVDDDHLVTFSMAELLRSAGYLAITAPTAAVAIEAASGVAADVAIIDIRLPDRNGVDTALQIRQTLPDCKILLITGHTNYSHMLENARAQGIEFEVLAKPISPPELLTRLTSLYPSKAAKAS
- a CDS encoding DUF4126 domain-containing protein, producing MHLPIAGGDLAALIIATSFAAGLNVYATVATLGALGRANLLSLPPGLHPVMSWYVIGACVLLFIIEFFADKIPAFDLVWNALHTFVRVPIAALLAYGATSQLSPGMQLLAVVIGGGIALAAHGGKIAARTVVTPSPEPLSNIGLSLGEDALAVFLTWFATRHPYWSAAIVLLALGVIVVMVRLVIRAMRALFRGAERELSPSTPAKG
- a CDS encoding PilZ domain-containing protein, whose product is MGRRRHPRTEVKLRVQLWGTDQSGHRFMEVAWTEDLSQSGTHIRGVCAPLRLGQVVGLTYGEQQNEFRVAWVGEPGTPYESHAGLVELRASTSIWGVNLPPARPDNYVSPSDRRQHARFKCFISALLRPAGTTLPVWGQVTDISSGGCYVQTGTPLAVNSRLTIELLMNDSRLKAEGMVCSNHPGQGMGLKFLEMSDQHHAQVQQFVKWFASTDSAAAGAGSQPPIPPTTRRRT